The Oncorhynchus masou masou isolate Uvic2021 chromosome 6, UVic_Omas_1.1, whole genome shotgun sequence genome has a window encoding:
- the si:ch211-157b11.8 gene encoding fibroleukin, translating into MILLGSIGVVPLLLSLCVGAVLSPPDAPPVCPHAPCRDSLVAAPPARIGSGGCEGSPGTAGCRVVVAPLAASDPPLREEHRQEVRQVQPEAGDVSERLVQLQRCMHSFQEPGAPRGQGEDTLGAILALMAAVLTECDLHCHSQALRAMARRLEGAAVGREGENDLLLLLRSITQHPPTVAPSVRLHPQDCAEIYRLGIRENGIYTIQPDPHRPAVEAECDMETAGGGWTMFQRRRDGSVDFNRTWQEYREGFGSPQGEHWLGNAALHALTNTGQHLLRIQLEDWHKQKRQATYNTFRVATETQKYRLTAREYSGDAGNALSYSKRYNHDGRAFSTNDRDHDRYTSGNCAQYYGAGWWFDACLAANLNGRYYRGRYSGLTNGIYWGTWYILTDSRSGERYSFKSVEMKTRPRNF; encoded by the exons ATGATTCTACTGGGCTCAATCGGCGTGGTCCCACTACTGCTGTCCCTGTGTGTGGGGGCCGTGTTGTCCCCCCCAGACGCACCCCCAGTCTGTCCCCACGCCCCTTGTAGGGACAGTTTGGTGGCCGCTCCGCCTGCGAGGATAGGGTCAGGGGGGTGTGAGGGGAGCCCTGGGACAGCGGGCTGCAGGGTGGTGGTTGCCCCCCTAGCTGCCTCCGACCCCCCTCTGAGGGAGGAACACAGACAAGAAGTCCGACAGGTCCAGCCCGAG GCAGGGGATGTGTCGGAGCGTCTGGTCCAGTTGCAGCGATGTATGCATTCCTTCCAGGAGCCGGGTGCCCCCAGGGGCCAGGGAGAGGACACGCTGGGGGCCATTCTGGCTCTGATGGCTGCAGTGCTGACAGAGTGTGACCTTCACTGTCACAGCCAGGCCCTCAGGGCTATGGCCAGACGACTGG AGGGGGCAGCggttgggagagagggagagaatgacttGCTACTACTATTGAGAAGCATCACACAACACCCTCCAACAg ttgCCCCCTCAGTGAGGCTGCATCCTCAGGACTGTGCTGAGATCTATCGTTTGGGGATCCGAGAGAACGGAATCTACACCATCCAgcctgacccacacagacctgCAGTCGAG GCAGAGTGTGACATGGAGACGGCGGGCGGAGGGTGGACGATGTTCCAGCGTCGGAGAGATGGCTCGGTGGACTTCAATCGGACGTGGCAGGAGTATCGCGAGGGTTTTGGTTCCCCACAGGGAGAACACTGGCTGGGGAACGCAGCGCTGCATGCTCTCACCAACACCGGTCAACACCTACTGCGTATTCAACTGGAGGACTGGCACAAGCAGAAACGCCAAGCCACCTACAACACCTTTAGAGTGGCAACAGAGACACAGAA gTACCGTCTGACAGCACGGGAGTACTCTGGTGACGCGGGAAATGCCCTGAGCTACAGCAAACGCTACAACCACGACGGCCGAGCGTTCAGCACCAACGACCGTGATCACGACCGCTACACCTCGGGGAACTGTGCGCAGTACTACGGTGCGGGCTGGTGGTTCGATGCCTGCCTGGCGGCTAACCTGAATGGACGGTACTACCGCGGGCGCTATAGCGGGCTGACCAACGGCATTTACTGGGGCACCTGGTACATCCTGACAGACAGCCGCAGTGGAGAGCGCTACTCCTTTAAGAGTGTGGAGATGAAGACACGCCCACGCAACTTCTAA